A window from Bos mutus isolate GX-2022 chromosome 1, NWIPB_WYAK_1.1, whole genome shotgun sequence encodes these proteins:
- the P2RY1 gene encoding P2Y purinoceptor 1 has translation MTEVLWPAVPNGTDTAFLADPGSPWGNSTVTSTAAVASPFKCALTKTGFQFYYLPAVYILVFIIGFLGNSVAIWMFVFHMKPWSGISVYMFNLALADFLYVLTLPALIFYYFNKTDWIFGDAMCKLQRFIFHVNLYGSILFLTCISAHRYSGVVYPLKSLGRLKKKNAVYISVLVWLIVVVGISPILFYSGTGIRKNKTITCYDTTSDEYLRSYFIYSMCTTVAMFCVPLVLILGCYGLIVRALIYKDLDNSPLRRKSIYLVIIVLTVFAVSYIPFHVMKTMNLRARLDFQTPEMCAFNDRVYATYQVTRGLASLNSCVDPILYFLAGDTFRRRLSRATRKASRRSEANLQSKSEDMTLNILSEFKQNGDTSL, from the coding sequence ATGACCGAGGTGCTGTGGCCGGCGGTCCCCAACGGGACGGACACTGCCTTCCTTGCCGACCCTGGTTCGCCCTGGGGAAACAGCACAGTGACTTCCACCGCCGCCGTCGCCAGCCCGTTCAAATGCGCGCTGACCAAGACAGGCTTCCAGTTCTACTACCTGCCAGCTGTCTACATCTTGGTGTTCATTATCGGCTTCCTGGGCAACAGCGTGGCCATCTGGATGTTCGTCTTCCACATGAAGCCGTGGAGCGGCATCTCCGTGTACATGTTCAACTTGGCCCTGGCCGACTTCTTGTACGTGCTGACTCTGCCGGCGCTCATCTTCTACTACTTCAATAAGACCGACTGGATCTTCGGGGATGCCATGTGCAAGCTGCAGAGGTTCATCTTCCACGTGAACCTCTATGGCAGCATCTTATTCTTGACCTGCATTAGCGCGCACCGGTACAGCGGCGTGGTGTACCCGCTCAAGTCCCTGGGTAGGCTCAAGAAGAAGAACGCGGTCTATATTAGCGTGCTGGTGTGGCTCATCGTGGTGGTGGGCATCTCCCCCATCCTCTTCTACTCTGGCACCGGGATCcggaaaaacaaaaccatcacCTGCTATGACACCACCTCAGACGAGTACCTGCGAAGTTATTTCATCTATAGTATGTGCACGACCGTGGCCATGTTCTGTGTCCCTTTGGTGCTGATTTTGGGCTGTTACGGATTAATTGTGAGAGCTCTGATTTACAAAGACCTGGACAATTCGCCTCTGAGGAGGAAATCCATTTACCTGGTGATTATTGTACTGACTGTTTTTGCTGTGTCTTACATCCCTTTCCACGTGATGAAAACAATGAATTTGAGGGCCCGGCTGGATTTTCAGACCCCAGAAATGTGTGCTTTCAATGATAGGGTGTATGCCACTTATCAGGTGACAAGAGGTCTAGCAAGTCTCAACAGTTGTGTGGACCCCATTCTCTATTTCTTGGCAGGAGATACTTTCAGAAGGAGACTCTcccgagccaccaggaaggctTCCAGAAGAAGTGAGGCAAACTTGCAGTCCAAGAGTGAAGACATGACACTCAATATTTTATCAGAGTTCAAGCAGAATGGAGATACAAGCTTGTGA